One Carassius gibelio isolate Cgi1373 ecotype wild population from Czech Republic chromosome A7, carGib1.2-hapl.c, whole genome shotgun sequence DNA window includes the following coding sequences:
- the sf1 gene encoding splicing factor 1 isoform X2: MVGLNPEFKPPADYKPPATRVSDKVMIPQDEYPEINFVGLLIGPRGNTLKNIEKECCAKIMIRGKGSVKEGKVGRKDGQMLPGEDEPLHALVTANTMENVKKAVEQIRNILKQGIETPEDQNDLRKMQLRELARLNGTLREDDNRILRPWQSTEPRSITNTTVCTKCGGAGHISSDCKFTSSFAQRPGEPPQSAQDKARMDKEYLSLMAELGEAPVPSSGGGHSNPPPSGPRPSGPNNNQPPPNRPPWMNSGPTDNRNYHGMHQVPGGPHNFPPPMPNMGGHPMPPNPNGMPPPWMQPPPPPMSQGPAPPGHPMGLLPPPMGMMPPPPPPPNNQPPPPPSGPLPPWQQQAPPPPPTSSMATSAPLPWQQNTTTTSTPATGNLPPWQQPQQTAASAAQPPPPMGNPSMVPPPPGVQPPLPPGAPPPPPPPPPGSAGMMYAPPPPPPPMDPNFVTMMGIPGMPPYGMPPAPPPPPPQS, from the exons ATGGTGGGACTGAACCCAGAATTCAAACCCCCTGCTGACTACAA ACCACCAGCTACTCGGGTCAGTGATAAGGTGATGATTCCTCAGGATGAATATCCTGAGATCAACTTTGTTGGGCTTTTGATTGGCCCACG tgGCAACACTCTGAAAAACATTGAGAAGGAGTGCTGTGCTAAGATCATGATTCGCGGCAAAGGCTCAGTAAAGGAAGGAAAGGTTGGCCGTAAGGATGGACAGATGCTTCCAGGAGAAGATGAACCTCTTCATGCACTGGTCACTGCTAACACCATGGAGAATGTCAAGAAAGCTGTAGAGCAG ATTCGTAATATCCTCAAGCAGGGCATTGAGACCCCTGAAGACCAGAACGATCTGAGAAAGATGCAGCTGAGGGAGCTGGCACGACTCAATGGCACTCTGAGAGAGGATGATAACAG aatTTTACGCCCATGGCAGAGCACAGAGCCTCGCAGCATCACAAACACAACTGTCTGTACAAAGTGTGGTGGAGCAGGTCACATCTCATCCGACTGCAAGTTTACCAG TTCCTTTGCACAACGACCCGGTGAACCACCCCAGTCTGCTCAGGATAAGGCTAGAATGGATAAAGAGTACTTGTCTCTCATGGCAGAGCTAGGAGAGGCTCCAGTCCCTTCCTCTGGTGGGGGCCACAGCAATCCTCCCCCTAGTGGACCTCGTCCTTCAGGACCCAACAACAACCAGCCGCCACCA AATCGTCCTCCTTGGATGAATTCAGGCCCTACTGATAACAGGAATTACCATGGCATGCACCAGGTTCCTGGTGGCCCTCACAACTTCCCTCCACCAATGCCAAACATGGGTGGCCATCCTATGCCACCAAACCCCAATGGAATGCCTCCACCCTGGATGCAGCCACCACCTCCTCCAATGAGCCAAGGCCCAGCACCACCCGGACACCCCATGG GTTTATTGCCACCACCCATGGGTATGATGCCCCCACCTCCACCTCCCCCCAACAACCAACCACCACCTCCCCCCTCAGGACCTCTGCCACCGTGGCAACAGCAGGCACCTCCCCCACCACCCACCAGCAGCATGGCAACCAGCGCTCCACTGCCATGGCAACAAA ATACAACCACCACATCCACCCCTGCAACTGGAAACCTGCCACCCTGGCAACAGCCTCAGCAGACGGCCGCCTCAGCCGCTCAGCCACCTCCACCCATGGGCAACCCCTCTATGGTGCCGCCTCCACCTGGGGTCCAGCCCCCACTGCCTCCTGGTGCGCCCCCTCCTCCACCACCCCCTCCTCCTGGCTCGGCAGGCATGATGTATGCAcctcctccccctcccccaccaaTGGACCCTAACTTTGTGACCATGATGGGGATTCCCGGTATGCCACCTTACGGGATGCCCCCTGCGCCTCCACCCCCTCCGCCCCAGAGTTAA
- the sf1 gene encoding splicing factor 1 isoform X1, with protein MATGANATPLGKLHPSIGAKRGFESGPGAGLMAPPGPAVSFPLQNLQQPQLSNPGFSQFPGAVSSALSNPVGVGLPSMAGNTDFGQKKRKRSRWSSETPDQKTIIPGMPTVIPAGLTRDQERAYIVQLQIEDLTRKLRTGDLGIPVIPEDRSPSPEPIYNSEGKRLNTREYRTRKKIEEERHSLITEMVGLNPEFKPPADYKPPATRVSDKVMIPQDEYPEINFVGLLIGPRGNTLKNIEKECCAKIMIRGKGSVKEGKVGRKDGQMLPGEDEPLHALVTANTMENVKKAVEQIRNILKQGIETPEDQNDLRKMQLRELARLNGTLREDDNRILRPWQSTEPRSITNTTVCTKCGGAGHISSDCKFTSSFAQRPGEPPQSAQDKARMDKEYLSLMAELGEAPVPSSGGGHSNPPPSGPRPSGPNNNQPPPNRPPWMNSGPTDNRNYHGMHQVPGGPHNFPPPMPNMGGHPMPPNPNGMPPPWMQPPPPPMSQGPAPPGHPMGLLPPPMGMMPPPPPPPNNQPPPPPSGPLPPWQQQAPPPPPTSSMATSAPLPWQQNTTTTSTPATGNLPPWQQPQQTAASAAQPPPPMGNPSMVPPPPGVQPPLPPGAPPPPPPPPPGSAGMMYAPPPPPPPMDPNFVTMMGIPGMPPYGMPPAPPPPPPQS; from the exons ATGGCAACGGGAGCCAACGCAACCCCGCTGGGGAAGCTGCACCCGAGTATCGGCGCTAAGCGAGGCTTTGAATCGGGCCCCGGCGCGGGGTTAATGGCTCCGCCCGGGCCTGCGGTGTCTTTCCCGCTGCAGAACTTACAGCAACCGCAGCTATCAAACCCAGGCTTCTCCCAGTTCCCCGGAGCCGTGAGTTCTGCGCTCTCAAACCCGGTCGGAGTGGGGCTACCGTCTATGGCGGGGAATACAG ATTTTGGCCAGAAGAAGCGAAAAAGGAGTCGCTGGAGCAGCGAAACCCCTGATCAGAAGACCATTATCCCGGGCATGCCCACCGTGATCCCTGCTGGGCTGACTCGGGACCAGGAACGAGCTTATATAG TCCAACTGCAGATCGAAGACCTGACACGTAAACTGCGTACAGGAGACCTGGGAATCCCTGTTATCCCTGAGGACAG GTCTCCATCTCCTGAGCCCATCTACAACAGTGAGGGGAAGAGGCTTAACACGCGTGAATATCGGACACGCAAGAAAATAGAGGAAGAGAGACATTCTCTTATTACAGAGATGGTGGGACTGAACCCAGAATTCAAACCCCCTGCTGACTACAA ACCACCAGCTACTCGGGTCAGTGATAAGGTGATGATTCCTCAGGATGAATATCCTGAGATCAACTTTGTTGGGCTTTTGATTGGCCCACG tgGCAACACTCTGAAAAACATTGAGAAGGAGTGCTGTGCTAAGATCATGATTCGCGGCAAAGGCTCAGTAAAGGAAGGAAAGGTTGGCCGTAAGGATGGACAGATGCTTCCAGGAGAAGATGAACCTCTTCATGCACTGGTCACTGCTAACACCATGGAGAATGTCAAGAAAGCTGTAGAGCAG ATTCGTAATATCCTCAAGCAGGGCATTGAGACCCCTGAAGACCAGAACGATCTGAGAAAGATGCAGCTGAGGGAGCTGGCACGACTCAATGGCACTCTGAGAGAGGATGATAACAG aatTTTACGCCCATGGCAGAGCACAGAGCCTCGCAGCATCACAAACACAACTGTCTGTACAAAGTGTGGTGGAGCAGGTCACATCTCATCCGACTGCAAGTTTACCAG TTCCTTTGCACAACGACCCGGTGAACCACCCCAGTCTGCTCAGGATAAGGCTAGAATGGATAAAGAGTACTTGTCTCTCATGGCAGAGCTAGGAGAGGCTCCAGTCCCTTCCTCTGGTGGGGGCCACAGCAATCCTCCCCCTAGTGGACCTCGTCCTTCAGGACCCAACAACAACCAGCCGCCACCA AATCGTCCTCCTTGGATGAATTCAGGCCCTACTGATAACAGGAATTACCATGGCATGCACCAGGTTCCTGGTGGCCCTCACAACTTCCCTCCACCAATGCCAAACATGGGTGGCCATCCTATGCCACCAAACCCCAATGGAATGCCTCCACCCTGGATGCAGCCACCACCTCCTCCAATGAGCCAAGGCCCAGCACCACCCGGACACCCCATGG GTTTATTGCCACCACCCATGGGTATGATGCCCCCACCTCCACCTCCCCCCAACAACCAACCACCACCTCCCCCCTCAGGACCTCTGCCACCGTGGCAACAGCAGGCACCTCCCCCACCACCCACCAGCAGCATGGCAACCAGCGCTCCACTGCCATGGCAACAAA ATACAACCACCACATCCACCCCTGCAACTGGAAACCTGCCACCCTGGCAACAGCCTCAGCAGACGGCCGCCTCAGCCGCTCAGCCACCTCCACCCATGGGCAACCCCTCTATGGTGCCGCCTCCACCTGGGGTCCAGCCCCCACTGCCTCCTGGTGCGCCCCCTCCTCCACCACCCCCTCCTCCTGGCTCGGCAGGCATGATGTATGCAcctcctccccctcccccaccaaTGGACCCTAACTTTGTGACCATGATGGGGATTCCCGGTATGCCACCTTACGGGATGCCCCCTGCGCCTCCACCCCCTCCGCCCCAGAGTTAA